The Streptomyces cathayae DNA segment CACGGCCGACATGTACGGCCCGTTCACCAACGAGCTGCTGCTGGGGCGGGTGTTGAGGCAGCGGCGCGGTGACGCCTTCGTGTCGACGAAGGTCGGTCTGCTGGTGGGCGATCAGCACATCGTGGCCAACGGCCGCCCCGGGTACGTGAGAAGAGCCTGTGACGCGTCCCTGCGGCGGCTCCAGACGGACGTCATCGACCTCTACCAGCTGCACCGCGCGGACCCGGAGGTGCCGGTCGAGGAGACCTGGGGCGCGATGGCCGAACTCGTCCAGGCCGGAAAGGTACGGGCGTTGGGGCTCTGCGCGGTCGGCGCGCGGTCGGCGCGGCGGCCGGGGGCGCGGCTGCATGACATGACGATCCGGCAGTTGGAGCGGGTGCAGCAGGTCTTCCCGGTGAGCGCGGTGCAGGCGGAACTGTCGGTGTGGTCGCCGGAGGCGGTGGAGGCGCTGTTGCCGTGGTGCGGGGCACGCGGCGTGGGTTTCCTGGCCGCGATGCCGCTCGGCAACGGCTTCCTGACCGGCACGCTGACGCCGGGGGAGGGATTCGAGGCGGACGACCTGCGCGCCCGGCACCCGCGCTTCACGGCCGAGATGATGGCCGCGAACCAGCCGATCGTGGTCGGCCTGCGCCGTATCGCCCGCCGGCACGGCGCGGACGTCACCCCGGCGCAGGTGGCCCTGGCCTGGGTGTTGTCCCTGGGCGGGCAGGTGGTCCCGGTGCCGGGCGCCAAGCGGGAGCGGTGGGTCGCCGAGAACGCCGGGGCGGCGGAGCTGCGCCTGACGGAGACCGACCTGGCGGAGATCGCGGCACTGCCCGCGGCACAGGGATCGTGGGACTGAGGCAGGTCTGGGGCTGGACTGAGGCAGGTCTGGGGCAGGGGCTGAAACCGGACTGGGGCAGGGGCCGAGCCCGGACCGCGCGGTGATCGGCGGTTCGGACCCGCGTGATCGGGAACCTGTGGGGCGCGAGCGGGGTATGACTGGGAGAACCTGCCGCGTCGAAGGGACAAGATCGTGCATCATCGAGCCGTTACGGCTGTGCTGACCGCCGCGCTTCTGCTGACGGCCGGATGTTCCTCCGGCGACGGAGGGGCGCCGGAGGGAGGCGACAGCCCGTCGAGCCGTGCGACGGGGCAGTCCTCGCCCGCGGAGCGCGGCGCCGAGGAGACACCGCCGGCGAAGGGCTCGGTGAAGGTGCTCCGCACGGTCACCGAGGACCTGAACACCCCCTGGGGTCTCGCGCCCCTGGCCGACGGCGATCTGCTGGTGTCCTCCCGGGACGAGGCGACGATCACCCGGGTCGACACGGAGACGGGCGAGAAGTCCGAGCTGGGCGAGGTGCCGGGGGTGGCGCCGGGCGGCGAGGGGGGCCTGCTCGGCATCGCGCTCTCCCCCGAGTTCGCCTCGGACCACATGGTCTACGCCTACTTCACCTCGGCCTCGGACAACCGCATCGTCCGGATGATCTACGACGAGAAGAAGCCCGCGGGCAAGCAGCTGGGCGCACCCGACACCGTCTTCCGCGGCATCCCCAAGGGGATGGTCCACAACGGCGGCCGGATCGCGTTCGGCCCGGACAAGATGCTGTACGTGGGCACGGGCGAGAGCGGGGACACCGGGCTCTCCCAGGACAAGGAGTCCCCGGGCGGCAAGATCCTTCGGCTGACCCCGGAGGGTGAGCCGGCACCGGGCAACCCGTTCCCCGACTCCCCGGTGTACTCGTACGGCCACCGCAATGTGCAGGGCCTGGCCTGGGACGGCAAACAGCGCCTGTTCGCCTCGGAGTTCGGCCAGAACACCTGGGACGAACTGAACGCGATCAAGCCCGGTGACAACTACGGCTGGCCCGAGGCCGAGGGCTCGTCCGACGACGGCTTCCACGATCCGGTGGCCCAGTGGAGGACGGACGAGGCATCCCCCAGCGGCATCGCGTACGCCGAGGGGTCGATCTGGATGGCGGGCCTGCGCGGCGAGCGTTTGTGGCGGATCCCGCTCAAGGGCACGGAGGTCTCGGCGGAACCGCAGGCCTTCCTCGAGGGTGAGTACGGCCGGCTGCGCACGGTGGCGTCGGCCGGCGGCGACAAGCTGTGGCTGGTCACCAGCAACACGGACGGCCACCTCACCCCGAAGAAGGGCGACGACCGCATCCTGGAGGTACGGGTGAGCTAGGGGCCCTCGTCCGGTTCCGGTTCCTGTTGCGGTTCGGCCGGTGACGGGCGGACGACGACCTTTCCGGACGCGAGGTCTATCGGGCCGCGTCCGGGGTCGGCGTCACCGACGTCCTCCCGGGACAGCTCCAGCCGCTTCTGCTCGTCGCGGGTGTGTGTGCGGCCGGGTGCGAACAGTTCCTCGAAGGCGTTGAACATCGCTCCCCTTTCCAGGGCCGCGTGGGCATGGCACCCATCATCCCGCGGCCTGCCTCTTCCCTGCCGAGGCCGGGAAGAGGCCCAGCCGATGGGCCAGCGCCGCCGCCTCGCCCCGGCCGGAGACGCCCAGTTTGGCGAGGATGTTGGACACGTGGACGCTGGCCGTCTTCGGCGAGATGAAGAGCTGCTCGGCGATACGGCGGTTGGTGTGGCCGGCGGCCACCAGGCGCAGGACGTCGCGTTCCCGGCCGGTGAGGCCGAGGGCGTCGGCCGGATCCGTGGACGCCGGGGCGGGCTCCCGAGCGGCGGTGGCCGGGGCGAGGCGGGCGCGCCGGGCCAGCTGGGCGACCGACCGGGCCAGCGGGGCGGCTCCGAGGTGCTCGGCGACGGCTCCGGACAGCCGCAGCAGCTCCGTGGCGCGGGCACGCTCGTCCTCGCCCGCCCCGGAGGCGAGCAGCGCCTCGGCGAGCCGGAAGCGGGCCCGCGCGAGGTCGTAGGGCCGCTCCAGCGGTTCCAGCGCGGCGACGACGGCGGCCCACTCCTCCGGCGCCGGCCGGCCCTCGGCGCGCAGCAGTTCGGCGCGCAGCCATATGTCGTACGCCTGCCATACGGGGACGCCGGTTGCCAGGGTCTTGGCCGCCGTACGGAGGTGTTCGAGGATCTGGGGGCGGTCCGGTTCAGTCGCCGGGTTGCCGTAGGCGTCGGCTTCGGCGGTCGTGGCGGCGAGCAGAAGCGGCCAGCCGTAGCGCTGGGTGCCGGGCGGCAGGCCGGTGTCGAGGGCGGTGAGCAGTTCGGCCCGGGCGTCGGGGAGGCGGCCCTCGGCGGCGGCGATGCCGATGGCGACCGAGGCCATCGGCAGGGAGTACTGCGGCATGGGGTCATGGGTGCCGAAGGAGGCACGGGCGGTGCTCAGATGGCGTTCGGCCGCAGCCATCTCGCCCCGGCCGAGGGCGAGATGAGCCAGGAGCATCCAGGCTCCGGCCCGCGGTTTGGCGCTCTGTTCCAGGTGCTGGGCGTTGGCCACGGCCTCGGCTGCCTCGTCCCAGCGGCCGAGGGAGTGGAGGGATTCGGCGAGGTTGCACCACACCCAGCCCTCGGTGTCCAGCAGTCCGAGCCTGCGGGTCAGCCGGACGCCTTCGCGGAGCAGGCCCACCGCCTCCTCCGAGCGGCCGACGCCTTCGAGGACGGACGGCAGGTTCACATGGCTGCGGCACACCACCGTGATCACGTCCAGTTCGGTCGCCCGGTCTTTGACGCCGTACAGCTCGGCGAGGCCGCGGTCGATGTCGCCGGCGTCGACCATGAGGCCGCCGAGGGTGAGCCGGGCGTTGAGCTCGATGTCGTGGGCACCGACCATGCGCGCGTACTCGACAGCCCGTTCGGCGGCGGCCATGGCTTCCGGGCCCGGTTCGTGCAGCATCCACCAGCCGGCGGCCACGGCGAGGACGTCGGCGTGCACCTCGGAGGGAGGCAGGCCGCGCACCAGGTCCTGTGCGGTGCTGAGTTCGGCCCAGCCGTCACCGCGGGCGAGGGACTGGGTCAGCCGGGAGCGCTGCACCCAGAACCAGGCGGCGCGCAGGGGGTCCGGATCCTCGTCCAGGAGGCGCAGGGCGCGCTTGGTGATCTTCATGGCGCGTTCACGTTCCCCGCAGAACCGTCCGGCGACGGCGGCCTCGGCCATCAGGTCGAGGTAGCGCAGGGGGGTGGTCTCGGGGTCGCAGCCGCAGGGAGGGTAGACCTCGGCGTAGTCGAGGGGGCGCAGGGTGGCCCGTATGTCGTCGGGGACGGCGTCCCAGAGCTCCATCGCCCGTTCCAGCAGGCCCAGTTGCTCGGAGTAGGCATGGCGTCGGCGGGCCTCGACGGAGGCGTCGAGGACGGCGGGCAGCGCTTTGGCCGCGTCGTGGGCGTGGTACCAGTAGCTGGCCAGGCGCGTCACCCGCTCGTCGGCGGGCACCGGCGTGGGGTCGGCCTCCAGGGCCTCGGCGTAGCGGCGGTTGAGGCGGGAGCGTTCGCCGGGCAGCAGGTCGTCGCTGACGGCCTCGCGGACCAGGGAGTGGCGGAAGCGGTAGCCGTCGCGCTCGGGCGCGGGCGTGAGGATGCCGGCGTTCACCGTCGAGCGCAGCGCGTCGAGGAGGTCGTCCTCGGCGAGCCGGGCGACGGCGGACAGCAGCCGGTACTCGACCGTGGAGCCGCCCTCGGCGACGAACCGGACCACCTGCTGGGCGCTCTCCGGCAGGCGCTCGACCCTGACCAGGAGCAGATCGCGCAGGGAGTCGGTGAGACCGGTGCGGTGGCCCTCGCGGGAGGCGACGGCGAGTTCCTCGACGAAGAAGGCGTTGCCGTCGGAGCGTTCGAAGATCTCGTCGACGCGGTCCGGTTCGGGTTCCCGGGCGAGGATGCCGGCGATCTGACGGCCGACCTCCTCGCGGTTGAAGCGGGGGAGTTCGATGCGGTGGACCGTGCGGAGCCGGTCGAGTTCGGCGAGGAGGGGGCGCAGCGGGTGGCGTCGGTGGATGTCGTCGGAGCGGTAGGTGGCGAGGACGACGAGACGGCCGGTGCGCAGGGTGCGGAAGAGGTAGGAGAGCAGATGCCGGGTGGAGGCGTCCGCCCAGTGCAGGTCCTCCAGGGCGAGGACGACGGTGTGCTCGGCGGCGACGCGCTCCAGCAGGCGGGCGGTGAGTTCGAAGAGGCGGGCCATGCCCTGTTCGTCGCGCCGGGCCTCGGGAGCGACGGTGCCGAGTTCGGGCAGCAGGCGGGCCAGTTCCTCCTCCTGTCCGGCGGCCGCGGCGGCGAGCCGGCCGGGCAGTTCGCGGCGCAGCCCGCGCAGGGCGGTGGAGAAGGGGGCGAAGGGCAGCCCGTCGGCGCCGATCTCGACGCAGCCGCCGGGCGCGACGACCGCGCCCCGGCGGCGGGCCTCGGCGGCGAACTCCTCGACGAGGCGGGTCTTCCCGACGCCGGCCTCTCCTCCGATGAGCAGCGCCTGCGGCTCGCCCGCGCCTGCGGTGGCGCGGGCGAGCGCGGTGTTCAACGCGTCGAGTTCACCGGCACGGCCGACGAACACGGGACTGACGGTCCTGGTCTCCACAGCCCCGAGCATCGCACGGGGGTCCGACATCGCGGCACCGGTTTTCACCGAGCGGGGCACCACCGGACGGCGCCCGTCGGCAGCGGGAGCAGGCCGGAGTCCTCTGTTCCGCTCGGTGTTCACACGGCTCGGGTGAACCGGTGCCGGCGTGGGCCGCGGCTATGGCTCCCGGGTTCGGCGCCCCGCGCCGCTGCTTTGCGGCGGGCGGCGCGCTCGAGGCGGACGGCCTCGCGGGCCTGATGCTCCTGCTCGGCCTCGCGGATGAGCTCGGCGGAACGGTACGTGTGGATCTCGTACTCGTACATGGTGTGTTCCCTCGGAGAGTGGGTGTCGGACATCGCTTTCCGCGATGCCTCCACCTTCGTCTCCCAGGCGGGCCGGCCACATCGGAAGAGTTCCGCATCTTCGGCGGCCGTCGGGGCCTTAGACATGCGGCGGGACACGGGTGAGGGGCCTTAGGCCGCCCATGGGGCCCGTGAACGGCCTAAGGCCCCGTGATCGCGGTGCGTCCCGGATCCATCCCGGATGCGGCCCGGACGACTCCGGGGTGCGGGCGCTATCGGTCCGCACGGGCGCGGGTCCGCCGCCATTCGGGGGCCAGGACCGACCACACCTCCAGGTCGTGCCGTACGCCGTGGTGGAGATGGGCCTCGCGGCGCACCCCGTCCCGGGTCATGCCGAGCCGGCGGGCGGTGTTGAGGCTGGACTCGTTGCCGGCGGCGGCGACCCACTCCACGCGGTGGATGCCGCGCTGTTCGACCGCCCAGTCGATCAGCACCCGCATCGCGCGGGTGACGAGCCCGCGTCCGGTGGCGGCGGGCTCGAGCCAGCAGCCCACCTCACAGGTGCCGTTCTCGGCGTCGAAGTGGAGGGTGAGCACCCCGCCCACGAGCCTGCCGTCCAGCCACAGGCCGTGCAGCGAGGCCGTGTCGGCGGCGCGGAGGTCGGCGTACCGCTGGAGCGCCTCCCGCGCGGTGGGCACGTCGGTGGCCCGGGAGCCGAAGGGGACGTACTGGTTGATGAACTCCCGGCCCCGCTCCAGATGGGCGAGGAACTCCTCCGCGTGCCAGGGCTCCAGGGGGCGCAGTTCGGCTCCGTCGTCACCCAGTCGTATCGCGTACATCCCGGTTCCGCCCCTCCTGCTGCGCGGGCACGGTCGCCACCCCGGCGTCCGTGGTCGTGGCCGTGGCCGTGATCAGCTTTTCATGGGCGGCGCGGGCCTCGGGAGGCTCGATGCTGATGCGCGGCAGGATCCGGTCCAGCGAGCGCGGCAGCCACCAGTTGGCCCCGCCGAGCAGATGCATGAGCGCGGGGACCAGCAGGGTCCGCAGCACGAAGGCGTCGATGGCGACGGCCACGGCGAGCGCGATGCCGAACATGGCGATCACGCGGTCGCCGGTCAGGACGAAGGCGAGGAAGACCGAGATCATGATCACGGCCGCGGAGTTGATCACCCTGCTGGTCTCCGCGAGGCCGACCCGTACCGCGCGCCGGTTGTCACCGGTCTCCAGCCATTCCTCGTACATGCGGCTGAGGAGGAAGACCTGGTAGTCCATGGAGAGCCCGAAGAGGACCGACACCATGATCACGGGAAGGAAGGGTTCTATGGGGCCCGCGCTGCCGAGGCCGAGCAGTTCGCTGCCCCAGCCCCACTGGAAGATCGCCACGACCACGCCGAAGGCGCCGGCGACGGCGGCCACGTTCATCGCGGCGGCCTTGAGCGGGATGGCGATGGACCGGAAGGCGAGCAGGAGCAGCAGACAGCCCAGGCCGACGACGACGCCCACGAACACGGGCAGCTTGCCGACGATGACGTCGGCGAAGTCGTCGTAGCCGGCCGTCACCCCACCGACCTGTACATCGAGGGTGGTACCGGTCTCGGCGCGCGGCAGCACGTCCTGGCGCAGCCGGTCGACGAGGTCGCTGGTCTGCTTCGACTGCGGGGAGGACTCGGGCACCACGGTGAGGTACGCGGTGTCACCGCCGGAGCTGTGGACCACCGGTCCCACGGACGCGATGCCCTCGGTCGCGTTCAGCGTGGGGCCGAGCCGGTCCAGGGCGAGCCGGTCGGCGGCGCCGTCGACCTCGGTGACGAGGGTGAGGGGGCCGTTGACCCCGGGCCCGAAGCCGTCGGCAAGGAGGTCGTAGGCCTGGCGGGTGGTGGACGTCTTGGGTGCGTTGCCCTGGTCGGAGGTGCCGAGGTGCAGGGAGAGGGTGGGCAGCGCCAGTACCGCCATCACGACCAGTGCGAGCGCGCCGAGCAGCCTGGGGTGGCGCTCGACGAAGACCGACCAGCGGGCGGCGAAGCCGGTCGGCAGGTCGGGCTGGGGGCCGAGTTCCGCCAGTCGGCGCCGCTCGCGGCGGTTGAGCGCGCGCATGCCGATGAACGACAGCAGGGCGGGCAGCAGGGTGATGGAGGCGGCCACGGTCAGCACGACGGTGAGTGAGGCCGCGACGGCGACGCCGTTGAGGAAGTTCAGCCGGAGGATCAGCATGCCCAGCAGGGCTATGCACACGGTGGCACCCGCGAACACGACCGCGCGTCCGGTGGTGGCGACGGCCTCGGTGGCGGCCTCGGTGACGGACAGCCCGCGCTTCAGTCCGCGCCGGTGCCTGGTCACGATGAACAGCGCGTAGTCGATGCCGACGCCCAGTCCGATCAGCATGCCGAGCATGGGCGCGAAGTCGGCGACGGTCATCGCGTGCCCGAGCAGCACGATTCCGGCGTAGGCGGTGCCGACCCCGACCAGCGCGGTGGCGATGGGGAGCAGCGAGGCGGCGAGCGAGCCGAAGGCGAGGAAGAGCACGACGGCGGCGACGGCCACACCGACGACCTCGGCGAGGTGCCCCTCGGGGGCCTCGGTCAGTGCGGCGGCGCTGCCGCCCACCTCGACCTGGAGTCCGTCGCTCTCCGCGGTCTGGGCCGCCTCGAGCACGGCGGCCGCCTCGGCCGGGTCGATGTCCTTGGCCGGGTCGTCGAAGGTGACGGTGGCGTAGGCGGTGCGGCCGTCGGCACTGATCCGGCCGGGGCCCTGGGCGTCGTACGGGCCGGTCACGGCGGTGACGCCGGGCAGTTCCTCGATCCGGTCCAGGGTGCGGGTCATGGTCTGTTCGACGCCGGGGTCCCGGACGCTGCCGGACGGGGTGTGCCAGACGAGGGTGTCGCTGTCACCCCCCAGGGCCGGGAAGCCCTCGTGCAGCAGTGTGGCGGCGTGTCCGGACTCGGTGCCGGGCACGTCGTAGTCGTTCGAGTACGTGGATCCGGTAGCGAAGGCCCCCGCCGCGACCCCGCCGAAGGCGAGGAGCCACAGCAGGACCGTGATCAGACGGCGTCGGACACACCAGCGTGCGAGGGCTGCCACGAAACGTGCTCCCATGGTGACGGTGTGGATCTTTGACCGGGAGCAGTCGATATGACCGGAACAACCCGCAAAGAACGCATGAGCAATGCAATGCAACTGTTACAGGCAAAAGTGATCGATAGTCGCTTTCGTGTCCTTATTCACAGTGCTGAGGAACGACTCACCGGACAGACACACCGCCTCCGCCGTCGGACATGACCCGGCTCACCCTTCACCCACCCGCTTCGACCCGCGGCTCAGCCGAACCAACCGCATCAGACGCATCAGACGCATCAGACGCATCAATCGAATTGATCCCCCAGCGCCATCACCATCAGCCCCGCGACCAACAGCCACAGCGCCCTGCGGGTCCGGCCGCGTGAGCCCAGTACGGCGGCGAGGGCGCAGCCGCCGGCCCCGCAGGCGTAGGCCGCCGGGACGAGGAGCGGAGCGGAGCCGGTGAGCCGGAGCAGGGCGGCGGCCAGTCCCGCGAGGGCGAGCACCGCGCCGGTGCAGACCGCGGCCCACCGCGCCCTGCGCGCCTCCCGCTCGTCGGCTTCGGCGTCCCCTTCCTCGGTGTCCTCATCCTCGACGGTCTCGGCGTCCTCGCCGGGACCGTCGACCCCGGCGGTCCCGGCGGCGCTCGTCTCCTCGTCGGCATCGGCGTCCTGCGGCGCTTCGGCCGGCTCCCCCCGGGTCTTCAGGGGTATGTCGGAATCTGCGCGTCCACTCATGCCGCGGGAGCGTATCGCCTCGGCCTCGGAAACCCTGATGCGGGGGCGGCGCCCACCTGTTACCGTCCGTCGGTCCGACGTTCCGCGGCAGCCCGCCGCCGACCGAAGCAGGTGCTTTGATGCCGGTCCGCCCGGTTCCCGACGCAGTACTTTCCCCTTACACGGACCCGAGGAGCCCGTTCACCCATGTCGGACATCACATCGCACCCCCCGCACGACGACCTCACTGACCGCCTGGCCCTCCCCCACTACCCCCGCAGCAGCGCCTACGACGTCCGCTGGACCATCGAGAACCAGATGGGCCCGCACGCGCTGTGGCTGCTGGAATGGCTGGCCCCGGCCCTCGGCCTCGACACCCTGCGCCCCGGCGCCCGCGTGCTCGACCTGGGCTGCGGACGGGCGATGACGTCCGTCTTCCTGGCCCGGGAGTACGACGTTCAGGTCACCGCCGCCGACCTGTGGATCAAGCCCGACGAGAACGCGCGCCGCATCGCCGAGGCGGGCGTCGCCGACCGGGTGCTGCCGGTTCTCGCCGAGGCGCACGACCTGCCCTTCGGGGAGGAGAGCTTCGACGCGATCGTCTCCATCGACGCGTACCACTACTTCGGCACCGACGATCTGTACCTGCCGACGCTGACCCGGCTGCTCAGGCCGGGTGGGCGGATCGGTGTCGTCGTCCCCGCGACCCGCGAGGAGCTCGAGGGCACCGAGCCGCCGGAGCATCTGAAGCCCTTCTGGGAGCCCGCCTTCTGGTCCTTCCACTCCCCCGGCTGGTGGCACCGCCACTGGTCCCGCAGCGGGGCGGTGGCGGTCGAGGCGGCCGACTGGCAGCCGGACGGCTGGCGGGACTGGCTGCTGTGGAGCAAGGTGTGTGCCGAGGAGAGCTCCAGCGACTTCATGGCGGACATGGCCCGGACCTCGGCGGAGATGGTGCGCGCGGACCGCGGGCAGACACTGGGCTTCACCCGCGTGGTGGGCCGGCGCGTCTGACCGGCCGCCGCCGACGGCCGGTGGCGACCTGTCGCCGCCGACCGCATGCCGAGGGGGTGCACCGGAGACCGGTGCACCCCCTGGCCGCTGTGCGGGATCAGCCCTCGACGCCCAGCTGCTGAAGGATCAGCTCCTTCACGCGGGCCGCGTCCGCCTGGCCGCGGGTGGCCTTCATGACGGCACCGACCAGCGCGCCGGCCGCGGCGACCTTGCCGCCGCGGATCTTGTCCGCGATGGCCGGGTTGCCGGCGATGGCCTCCTCCACGGCCCTGGTGAGCGCGCCCTCGTCGGAGACGACCTTCAGACCGCGCTTCTCGACGACCTCGTCCGGCGTGCCCTCGCCCGCGAGGACGCCCTCGATGACCTGACGGGCCAGCTTGTCGTTGAGGTCCCCGGCGTTCACCAGCTCGGTGAGGCGGGCGACCTGCTCCGGCGTGATCGCCAGCTCGTCGAGCGCCTTGGCGGACTCGTTGGCGGCGCGGGCCAGCTCGCCCATCCACCACTTGCGGGCGGAGGCCGCGTCCGCGCCGGCGTCGATCGTGGCGACGATCAGGTCCAGCGCACCCGCGTTGAGGATCGACTGCATGTCGGTGCCGGAGACCGCCCACTCCTCGCGGAGCCGGTTGCGACGCACCAGCGGCAGCTCGGGCAGCCCGGCGCGCAGTTCCTCGACCCACTCGCGGGACGGCGCCACCGGGACCAGGTCGGGCTCCGGGAAGTACCGGTAGTCCTCGGCCTCCTCCTTCACGCGGCCGGAGGTCGTCGACCCCGTGTCCTCGTGGAAGTGCCGGGTCTCCTGGATGATCGTCCCGCCGTCGTTCAGCACGGCGGCGTGCCGCTGGATCTCGAAGCGGGCCGCGCGCTCCACGGACCGCAGCGAGTTGACGTTCTTCGTCTCCGAGCGGGTGCCGAACTTCTCCCGCCCGTGCGGGCGCAGCGACAGGTTGACGTCGCAGCGCATCTGGCCCATCTCCATCCGGGCCTCGGACACGCCGAGCGCCCGGATGAGCTCGCGCAGCTCACGCACGTAGGCGCGCGCGACCTCGGGGGCACGCTCGCCCGCTCCCTCGATCGGCTTGGTGACGATCTCGATGAGCGGGATGCCGGCGCGGTTGTAGTCGAGCAGGGAGTGGGACGCGCCGTGGATACGGCCGGTGGCGCCGCCGACGTGCGTCGACTTGCCGGTGTCCTCCTCCATGTGGGCGCGCTCGATGTCCACGCGGAAGGTCTCGCCGTCCTCCAGCTGCACGTCGAGGTAGCCGTCGAAGGCGATCGGCTCGTCGTACTGGGAGGTCTGGAAGTTCTTCGGCATGTCCGGATAGAAGTAGTTCTTCCGGGCGAAGCGGCACCACTCGGCGATCTCGCAGTTCAGCGCGAGGCCGATCTTGACGGCGGACTCGACGCCGATCGCGTTGACGACGGGGAGCGCGCCCGGCATGCCGAGACAGGTGGGGCAGGTCTGGGTGTTCGGATCGGCGCCCAGGGTGGTCGAGCAGCCGCAGAACATCTTGGTCCTGGTGCCGAGCTCGACATGGACCTCGAGGCCCATGACGGGGTCGTACGACGCCAGCGCGTCCTCGTACGACACCAGGTCGATCGTGGTGGTCACGGTGAAACTTCCCTCTCAGCCCAGCAGGACGTCGTCGTCGCCCAGCCGCTTCAGCTCGCGGTAGAGGAGGGCGAGGTTGGTGACGACCGCGGTGGCGGTGACGACGGCGTCGATCAGCCGCAGCGTGTCGTTGTCGCCACGCGCCTTCTTGATCTGCTTGTAGACACCCACGGCGCCGAACGCCGAGGTGGCCATCGAGACGTACAGACCCGACTTGGACTTCTTGAAGCCCTTGGCCTTGGACAGTGCGCTCACAGCGACGGAGCCTCCTCGATCAGCGGGTGGCCCCACTTTTCCACGAAGGCGGCCTCGACGGCAGCACCCACCTTGTAGAGGCGGTCGTCCTTCATGACCGGGGCGATGATCTGCAGTCCGACCGGCAGGTTGTCCTCGGGCGCGAGGCCGCAGGGCAGCGACATGGCCGCGTTGCCCGCCAGGTTGGTCGGGATGGTGCACAGGTCGGCCAGGTACATCGCCATCGGGTCGTCGGCACGCTCACCGATCGCGAAGGCGGTGGTGGGGGTCGTCGGCGAGACGATCACGTCGACCTGCTCGAACGCCTTGTCGAAGTCCTGCTTGATGAGCGTACGGACCTTCTGGGCGCTGCCGTAGTACGCGTCGTAGTAGCCGCTCGACAGGGCGTACGTGCCGAGCATGATGCGGCGCTTGACCTCCGGGCCGAAGCCGGCCTCGCGGGTCAGCGAGGTGACCTCCTCGGCGGAGTGCGTACCGTCGTCGCCGGTCCGCAGGCCGTAGCGCAGGCCGTCGAAGCGGGCGAGGTTGGAGGAGCACTCGGAGGGGGCGATCAGGTAGTACGCCGACAGCGCGAGGTCGAAGGACGGGCAGTCCAGCTCGACGATCTCGGCGCCCAGTTCCCTGAGCAGTTCGACGGACTCGTCGAACCGCTGGATGACGCCGGCCTGGTAGCCCTCGCCGCGGAACTGCTTGACCACGCCGACGCGCATGCCCTGGACCGAGCCGTTGCGGGCGGCCTCGACGACCGGCGGGACCGGAGCGTCGATGGAGGTGGAGTCGAGCGGGTCGTGTCCGGCGATCACCTCGTGCAGCAGGGCCGCGTCCAGGACCGTGCGGGCACAGGGGCCGCCCTGGTCCAGGGAGGAGGAGAACGCCACCATGCCGTAGCGGGAGACCGCGCCGTAGGTCGGCTTCACACCGACCGTTCCGGTGACGGAGGCCGGCTGGCGGATGGAGCCGCCGGTGTCGGTGCCGATGGCCAGGGGGGCCTGGAAGGAGGCGAGCGCGGCGCTCGAGCCGCCGCCGGAGCCACCGGGGATCTTGGTGAGGTCCCAGGGGTTGCCGGTCGGGCCGTAGGCGCTGTTCTCGGTCGACGACCCCATGGCGAACTCGTCCATGTTGGTCTTGCCGAGGATGACGACGTCGGCGGCCTTG contains these protein-coding regions:
- a CDS encoding MMPL family transporter, coding for MAALARWCVRRRLITVLLWLLAFGGVAAGAFATGSTYSNDYDVPGTESGHAATLLHEGFPALGGDSDTLVWHTPSGSVRDPGVEQTMTRTLDRIEELPGVTAVTGPYDAQGPGRISADGRTAYATVTFDDPAKDIDPAEAAAVLEAAQTAESDGLQVEVGGSAAALTEAPEGHLAEVVGVAVAAVVLFLAFGSLAASLLPIATALVGVGTAYAGIVLLGHAMTVADFAPMLGMLIGLGVGIDYALFIVTRHRRGLKRGLSVTEAATEAVATTGRAVVFAGATVCIALLGMLILRLNFLNGVAVAASLTVVLTVAASITLLPALLSFIGMRALNRRERRRLAELGPQPDLPTGFAARWSVFVERHPRLLGALALVVMAVLALPTLSLHLGTSDQGNAPKTSTTRQAYDLLADGFGPGVNGPLTLVTEVDGAADRLALDRLGPTLNATEGIASVGPVVHSSGGDTAYLTVVPESSPQSKQTSDLVDRLRQDVLPRAETGTTLDVQVGGVTAGYDDFADVIVGKLPVFVGVVVGLGCLLLLLAFRSIAIPLKAAAMNVAAVAGAFGVVVAIFQWGWGSELLGLGSAGPIEPFLPVIMVSVLFGLSMDYQVFLLSRMYEEWLETGDNRRAVRVGLAETSRVINSAAVIMISVFLAFVLTGDRVIAMFGIALAVAVAIDAFVLRTLLVPALMHLLGGANWWLPRSLDRILPRISIEPPEARAAHEKLITATATTTDAGVATVPAQQEGRNRDVRDTTG
- a CDS encoding SAM-dependent methyltransferase; its protein translation is MSDITSHPPHDDLTDRLALPHYPRSSAYDVRWTIENQMGPHALWLLEWLAPALGLDTLRPGARVLDLGCGRAMTSVFLAREYDVQVTAADLWIKPDENARRIAEAGVADRVLPVLAEAHDLPFGEESFDAIVSIDAYHYFGTDDLYLPTLTRLLRPGGRIGVVVPATREELEGTEPPEHLKPFWEPAFWSFHSPGWWHRHWSRSGAVAVEAADWQPDGWRDWLLWSKVCAEESSSDFMADMARTSAEMVRADRGQTLGFTRVVGRRV
- the gatB gene encoding Asp-tRNA(Asn)/Glu-tRNA(Gln) amidotransferase subunit GatB, encoding MTTTIDLVSYEDALASYDPVMGLEVHVELGTRTKMFCGCSTTLGADPNTQTCPTCLGMPGALPVVNAIGVESAVKIGLALNCEIAEWCRFARKNYFYPDMPKNFQTSQYDEPIAFDGYLDVQLEDGETFRVDIERAHMEEDTGKSTHVGGATGRIHGASHSLLDYNRAGIPLIEIVTKPIEGAGERAPEVARAYVRELRELIRALGVSEARMEMGQMRCDVNLSLRPHGREKFGTRSETKNVNSLRSVERAARFEIQRHAAVLNDGGTIIQETRHFHEDTGSTTSGRVKEEAEDYRYFPEPDLVPVAPSREWVEELRAGLPELPLVRRNRLREEWAVSGTDMQSILNAGALDLIVATIDAGADAASARKWWMGELARAANESAKALDELAITPEQVARLTELVNAGDLNDKLARQVIEGVLAGEGTPDEVVEKRGLKVVSDEGALTRAVEEAIAGNPAIADKIRGGKVAAAGALVGAVMKATRGQADAARVKELILQQLGVEG
- the gatA gene encoding Asp-tRNA(Asn)/Glu-tRNA(Gln) amidotransferase subunit GatA, translating into MTDIIKLTAADTAAKIASGELTAVQVTEAHLARIEAVDEKVHAFLHVDREGALAQARAVDEKRAKGEKLGPLAGVPLALKDIFTTEGIPTTVGSKLLEGWIPPYDATLTQRLKAADVVILGKTNMDEFAMGSSTENSAYGPTGNPWDLTKIPGGSGGGSSAALASFQAPLAIGTDTGGSIRQPASVTGTVGVKPTYGAVSRYGMVAFSSSLDQGGPCARTVLDAALLHEVIAGHDPLDSTSIDAPVPPVVEAARNGSVQGMRVGVVKQFRGEGYQAGVIQRFDESVELLRELGAEIVELDCPSFDLALSAYYLIAPSECSSNLARFDGLRYGLRTGDDGTHSAEEVTSLTREAGFGPEVKRRIMLGTYALSSGYYDAYYGSAQKVRTLIKQDFDKAFEQVDVIVSPTTPTTAFAIGERADDPMAMYLADLCTIPTNLAGNAAMSLPCGLAPEDNLPVGLQIIAPVMKDDRLYKVGAAVEAAFVEKWGHPLIEEAPSL